One window from the genome of Thermodesulfovibrionales bacterium encodes:
- a CDS encoding site-2 protease family protein: MNSPLLRGSWRVMTIMGIPIRIHFSWLIIFGLITWSLSEFYFPQAAPDLPTASYWLKGVLAALLLLISVALHELAHSFVSLHYRIPITGITLFIFGGVSEMKGEPQTPRAELTIAMAGPLSSFLLSAIFFLLSAATEGQGMKALYAYVARLNLILGIFNLIPGFPMDGGRVLRSIIWRKKNDFLYATRKASGFGQKVALFFIFSGLLSVFAGFPGGIWMMLIGWFLFTAAQASYQQVSLQEALAGVRVRDVMVRDIVTISPSTTLAEAVDLFFLRYGYGGFPVFDDGRLLGMLTLKEVKDVPREDWQTLTVADVLVPHSKRWEISPESTVMQALEIMIAEDRGRLVVTENDRVAGLITRNGIAQYVQLMRR; encoded by the coding sequence ATGAACAGCCCTCTTCTCCGCGGCTCATGGAGGGTCATGACGATCATGGGGATTCCCATCAGGATCCATTTTTCGTGGCTGATAATCTTCGGCCTGATCACCTGGTCGTTGTCCGAATTCTATTTCCCGCAGGCCGCGCCCGATCTCCCTACCGCGTCTTACTGGCTTAAGGGAGTCCTCGCGGCGCTGCTCCTCCTCATCTCTGTTGCCCTCCATGAACTCGCCCATTCCTTCGTCTCTCTCCATTACCGGATACCGATAACGGGAATCACGCTTTTCATCTTCGGCGGTGTTTCAGAAATGAAGGGGGAACCGCAGACGCCAAGGGCGGAACTCACGATAGCGATGGCCGGACCGCTTTCGAGTTTCCTTCTCTCGGCGATCTTCTTCCTGCTCTCTGCGGCAACGGAGGGCCAGGGGATGAAGGCCCTCTACGCCTATGTCGCACGGCTCAACCTCATTCTCGGCATATTCAATCTCATCCCCGGTTTTCCGATGGACGGCGGAAGGGTATTGCGGTCTATCATATGGAGAAAGAAGAATGATTTTCTCTATGCGACCCGAAAGGCATCCGGCTTCGGCCAGAAGGTAGCGCTCTTTTTCATCTTCTCCGGGCTGCTTTCTGTCTTCGCCGGTTTTCCCGGCGGGATATGGATGATGCTCATCGGGTGGTTTCTCTTTACCGCGGCGCAGGCAAGCTACCAGCAGGTCAGTCTCCAGGAGGCGCTTGCCGGTGTGAGGGTCAGGGACGTGATGGTAAGAGATATCGTTACGATCAGCCCGTCGACCACCCTAGCCGAGGCGGTGGATCTCTTTTTTCTCCGATACGGTTACGGAGGGTTTCCAGTCTTCGATGACGGAAGACTCCTCGGCATGCTGACCCTGAAAGAGGTGAAGGATGTCCCGAGAGAGGACTGGCAGACGCTGACCGTGGCCGACGTTCTCGTGCCGCACAGTAAGCGGTGGGAGATATCTCCGGAGAGCACGGTTATGCAGGCCCTCGAGATCATGATAGCGGAGGACAGGGGGAGGCTCGTCGTTACAGAAAATGATAGGGTAGCAGGCCTTATCACGAGAAACGGTATCGCACAATACGTGCAGCTCATGAGGAGATGA